A single region of the Kwoniella botswanensis chromosome 1, complete sequence genome encodes:
- a CDS encoding sorting nexin-3 produces the protein MSQSQPYESNPYYQSPPQQQQPQQPYQNYQSQNPQSPSNASSHQAFQSPYSQTSQGFNPPQQGYSNYPQQQQPQQTPQQGYQQSPQQGYGQQQGYFGQPGGGAGYGQTPQSPPVEVTHSPFVRTDSSARLTFSEMARMAGRPQTFDEMYAVPESFLEIEIRNPMTHGIGRKMYTDYEIVCMTNIPAFKLRHSVVRRRYSDFEAFRDILERESTRVNIPPLPGKVFTNRFTDEIIEQRREGLQRFLEIVAGHPLLQTGSKVLCAFLQDPSWEKSQWV, from the exons ATGAGTCAGTCACAGCCATACGAAAGCAATC CATACTACCAGTCTCCTcctcagcaacaacaaccacaacagcCTTATCAGAACTACCAATCCCAAAACCCAcaatcaccttccaacgcATCATCGCATCAAGCATTCCAATCGCCCTATAGTCAAACTTCCCAAGGGTTCAACCCACCTCAGCAGGGATATTCGAATTACccacaacagcaacaaccgCAACAGACTCCCCAGCAAGGGTATCAACAGTCACCACAACAGGGTTATGGACAGCAGCAAGGTTACTTCGGTCAACCTGGAGGAGGGGCCGGGTATGGTCAGACCCCTCAGAGTCCACCTG TCGAAGTGACCCACTCCCCCTTTGTCCGAACCGACTCTTCAGCCCGATTGACCTTCTCCGAGATGGCTCGTATGGCCGGTCGGCCCCAGACGTTCGATGAGATGTACGCTGTTCCCGAGAGCTTTCTGGAGATCGAAATTAGGAATCCGATGACTCATGGGATTGGGAGAAAGATGTATACGGATTACGAAATTGTTTGTATG ACAAACATCCCAGCATTCAAACTCCGTCATTCAGTTGTACGTAGACGATACTCCGATTTCGAGGCTTTCCGAGATATattggaaagggaaagtaCAAGAGTCAATATCCCTCCTTTACCTGGTAAA GTATTTACCAATCGATTCACTGACGAGATAATCGAACAACGTAGAGAAGGATTACAGCGATTCCTAGAGATCGTAGCTGGACATCCACTGTTGCAAACTGGAAGTAAAGTTCTGTGTGCTTTCTTGCAAGATCCTTCATGGGAGAAGTCTCAGTGGGTATAA